One genomic region from Streptomyces sp. NBC_01304 encodes:
- the hmgA gene encoding homogentisate 1,2-dioxygenase → MSGTTSGAAQQGSEQARKTAEGLSHLSGFGNEHSSEAVPGALPHGRNSPQRAPLGLYAEQLSGSAFTEPRAHNRRSWLYRIRPSAAHPKFVRADNGTLRTAPFTEAVPDPNRLRWNPLPAPAAGTDFLAGLWTLGGNGDATQRTGMAVHLYHANSSMERRVFSDADGELLVVPEQGGLLIRTELGLLHAEPGHVALIPRGVRFRVELLEATARGYVCENYGAPFQLPDLGPIGANGLANARDFQAPVAAYEDVEGPFEVINKFCGNLWKATYDHSPLDVVAWHGNHVPYVYDLSRFNVLGTISYDHPDPSIFTVLTSPSDTPGLAGVDFVVFAPRWLVGEDTFRPPYFHRNVMSEYMGLIEGAYDAKAEGFVPGGGSLHNMMSAHGPDRETFERASAAELKPQKIDDGLAFMFETRWPLTLAPQAAEADHLQQGYDDVWQGLERHFRS, encoded by the coding sequence ATGAGCGGCACCACGAGCGGCGCGGCGCAGCAGGGCAGCGAGCAGGCGCGCAAGACGGCGGAGGGGCTCAGCCACCTCTCCGGATTCGGCAACGAGCACAGCTCGGAAGCCGTGCCGGGCGCCCTGCCGCACGGCCGGAACTCGCCGCAGCGCGCACCCCTCGGCCTGTACGCGGAGCAGCTGAGCGGCTCCGCGTTCACCGAGCCCCGCGCGCACAACCGCCGGTCCTGGCTGTACCGGATCCGCCCGTCGGCCGCGCACCCGAAGTTCGTCCGCGCGGACAACGGCACGCTGCGCACGGCCCCCTTCACCGAGGCGGTGCCCGACCCGAACCGCCTTCGCTGGAACCCGCTGCCCGCTCCCGCCGCGGGGACCGACTTCCTGGCCGGCCTGTGGACCCTCGGTGGCAACGGCGACGCGACCCAGCGCACCGGCATGGCCGTGCACCTCTACCACGCCAACTCCTCCATGGAGCGGCGGGTGTTCAGCGACGCGGACGGCGAGCTCCTCGTGGTGCCGGAGCAGGGCGGTCTGCTGATCCGCACCGAACTGGGCCTGTTGCATGCCGAGCCGGGCCATGTGGCGCTGATCCCCCGTGGGGTGCGTTTCCGTGTGGAGCTGCTCGAAGCCACCGCCCGTGGCTATGTGTGCGAGAACTACGGGGCGCCCTTCCAGCTCCCCGACCTCGGCCCGATCGGCGCCAACGGCCTGGCGAACGCCCGCGACTTCCAGGCCCCGGTGGCGGCGTACGAGGACGTGGAGGGCCCCTTCGAGGTGATCAACAAGTTCTGCGGCAACCTCTGGAAGGCGACCTACGACCACTCACCGCTCGACGTGGTGGCCTGGCACGGCAACCATGTGCCGTACGTCTACGACCTGAGCCGCTTCAACGTGCTCGGCACCATCAGCTACGACCACCCGGACCCCTCGATCTTCACCGTGCTGACCTCCCCGTCCGACACCCCGGGGCTCGCGGGCGTCGACTTCGTGGTCTTCGCGCCGCGCTGGCTGGTCGGCGAGGACACCTTCCGGCCGCCGTACTTCCACCGGAACGTGATGAGCGAGTACATGGGCCTGATCGAGGGCGCCTACGACGCCAAGGCCGAGGGCTTCGTCCCGGGCGGCGGCTCGCTGCACAACATGATGTCGGCGCACGGCCCCGACCGGGAGACCTTCGAGCGGGCGAGCGCCGCCGAGTTGAAGCCGCAGAAGATCGACGACGGCCTCGCGTTCATGTTCGAGACGCGCTGGCCGCTGACGCTCGCCCCGCAGGCGG